A window of the Lolium perenne isolate Kyuss_39 chromosome 7, Kyuss_2.0, whole genome shotgun sequence genome harbors these coding sequences:
- the LOC139833910 gene encoding uncharacterized mitochondrial protein AtMg00810-like, with protein sequence MYLLVYVDDIILVSSSVAATYRLIVALSSDFAIKDLGKLHFFLMLEVWYPGDGLALSQQKYSLDLLRHAGMLECKTATTPMSSTETLSATDGTLLSADDATEYRSVVGGLQYLTITWPNVPYAVNCVCQYLRAPRDTHWSAVKHIMRYMFVPLSYMVFTFGSHPLACSQLLVMRIGLVTQMTGDQQGLCSFLWS encoded by the coding sequence ATGTATCTTCTggtttatgttgatgatattattctgGTTAGCTCCTCCGTTGCAGCTACATATCGTCTCATTGTGGCTCTGAGTTCTGACTTTGCTATCAAGGATTTGGGAAAGCTACACTTTTTCCTTATGCTGGAGGTCTGGTATCCTGGTGATGGTCTTGCACTCTCTCAACAGAAGTACTCCCTGGACCTGTTGCGGCATGCCGGTATGCTTGAGTGCAAGACTGCCACTACGCCTATGTCTTCCACTGAGACTCTTTCTGCTACTGATGGTACTCTGTTGTCTGCTGATGATGCGACTGAGTACAGGAGTGTTGTTGGGGGTCTCCAGTATCTCACCATTACTTGGCCTAATGTTCCCTATGCAGTTAACTGTGTCTGCCAGTATCTACGTGCACCTCGGGATACTCATTGGTCTGCTGTTAAGCACATCATGCGCTATATGTTCGTTCCACTGTCATATATGGTCTTCACCTTCGGCTCGCACCCTCTGGCATGCTCTCAACTTTTAGTGATGCGGATTGGGCTGGTAACCCAGATGACCGGCGATCAACAGGGGCTCTGCAGTTTTCTTTGGTCCTAA
- the LOC127315363 gene encoding protein FLUORESCENT IN BLUE LIGHT, chloroplastic, whose amino-acid sequence MQVAASYRCAAAHRRAGEPSSRPLVPSLLLPGRVSRFYDAAAVPLRVCSPPLPRARGGGDSAHLDARNGEAWRLMRALGRILPDHQNVCLVRTAVLSTMSILIMPLEASALTCQPANSFADMPIFIAVALIGAAVGGLLARQRKEELKRLNNQLRQINTALRRQAQIESFAPGLTYAPVGRATETEVIVDPRKQQLVVNLKNGKNYMRNQDLDKAVTEFRTALELAESIGDRFEEKKAARGLGASLQRLGQYKEAMSWYYKVLELSKETGEDSGCTEAYGAIADCYAELGDLERAAKLYDKYISRLQPHD is encoded by the exons ATGCAGGTGGCAGCCTCCTACCGGTGCGCGGCAGCACACCGCCGCGCCGGCGAACCTTCCTCGCGCCCTCTGGTCCCCTCTCTTCTTCTACCCGGCCGCGTTAGCCGTTTCTACG ACGCGGCGGCGGTTCCGCTCCGGGTATGTTCCCCGCCCCTTCCCCGGGCACGCGGCGGCGGCGATTCCGCGCACCTGGATGCCAGGAATGGGGAGGCGTGGCGGCTGATGCGCGCGCTCGGTCGAATCCTTCCTGATCACCAG AACGTATGCCTGGTAAGAACTGCTGTTCTTTCAACCATGTCGATACTCATCATGCCTCTTGAGGCATCAGCACTGACGTGTCAGCCAGCTAATTCTTTTGCCGATATGCCGATTTTTATTGCTGTTGCTCTAATAGGAGCTGCTGTGGGTG GATTATTAGCCCGGCAAAGAAAAGAGGAATTGAAGCGATTGAATAATCAACTTCGTCAGATTAACACTGCTCTTAGAAGACAGGCACAGATTGAATCGTTTGCTCCTGGCCTTACTTATGCGCCAGTAGGGAGAGCAACAGAAACTGAGGTTATTGTTGATCCCAGGAAGCAGCAGTTGGTGGTAAATTTGAAAAATGGGAAGAACTACATGAGGAATCAAGACCTTGATAAGGCAGTAACAGAGTTCAGGACAGCTCTAGAGCTCGCGGAAAGCATAGGGGATCGCTTTGAGGAGAAGAAAGCTGCACGGGGATTAG GTGCATCACTACAAAGGCTGGGACAATACAAGGAAGCAATGAGCTGGTACTACAAGGTTCTGGAGCTATCCAAGGAAACGGGCGAGGATTCAGGCTGTACCGAGGCATACGGCGCGATAGCGGACTGCTACGCGGAGCTCGGGGATCTGGAGCGAGCCGCGAAGCTGTATGACAAGTACATATCAAGATTGCAGCCGCACGATTGA